One genomic segment of Novosphingobium sp. RL4 includes these proteins:
- the peaA gene encoding quinohemoprotein amine dehydrogenase subunit alpha, translated as MTPHVTQESLSRRASAAWRGLGARRIPFAVMLLAGACTVPMMVGAQVGGEVEADKDPADWVEREAGIPVTDQLTMEKCGTCHTPDAKGNLSRISWIRATPEGWSQAIKRMVKLNGLSIEPEEARQVVKYLSTQHGLAPEEARSVMYLAERRILDETNIPNEAVRQACASCHAFAQPMSSRRSKREWALLQNMHMSLYPTAQMAYERPDPAHAGDDDGEDGKKPEKVAKIALEYLAKAAPLHTPEWAAWQPRIRTPMLGGKWAVSASLRGQGRFVGEMTIQPKPGSNEFTTVTTLRSLDTGKTFTRKGSALAYTGFSWRGTSTGGSAALARPDDMTGTLRETMWFSPDQTFAEGRWYWGEYHEFGLDVKLTRALGAPVLAAAAPEALKTGTKGAEVHLYGADLPSGLTPGEVDFGAGVTVRKVASASPNELVVTVDADADAMPGLRDVSLRGAVLQKALPVYRTIDYLKVTPETSLSHLGGIKYGKGYEQFAAQGWSSGADGKPGTADDFVVRTVDADWKLDEFRTVTYDDDVSYVGKIDNAGFFTPGEEGPNPARRFMRNNYGEVWVVATARSEKDKFGKPLAARAYLVTTVPAYKRWDQPEVSQ; from the coding sequence ATGACGCCGCATGTCACGCAGGAAAGCTTATCCCGCCGCGCATCGGCGGCGTGGCGCGGTCTCGGCGCGCGGCGCATTCCGTTTGCGGTGATGTTGCTCGCGGGGGCCTGCACCGTGCCGATGATGGTCGGCGCCCAGGTCGGCGGCGAGGTCGAGGCGGACAAGGATCCGGCGGACTGGGTGGAACGCGAGGCGGGCATTCCCGTCACCGACCAGCTCACCATGGAGAAGTGCGGCACCTGCCACACGCCGGACGCCAAGGGCAATCTCTCGCGCATTTCCTGGATCCGCGCGACGCCAGAGGGCTGGTCTCAGGCCATCAAGCGCATGGTCAAGCTCAACGGCCTGTCGATCGAGCCTGAAGAGGCGCGGCAGGTGGTGAAGTATCTCTCCACCCAGCACGGCCTCGCGCCCGAGGAAGCCCGCTCGGTCATGTACCTCGCCGAACGCCGCATCCTTGACGAGACGAACATCCCCAACGAGGCGGTGCGGCAGGCCTGTGCAAGCTGCCATGCCTTTGCGCAGCCGATGTCCTCCCGCCGCAGCAAGCGCGAATGGGCGCTGCTGCAGAACATGCACATGTCGCTCTATCCAACCGCGCAGATGGCTTACGAGCGGCCCGACCCGGCCCATGCCGGGGACGATGATGGCGAAGACGGCAAGAAGCCCGAAAAAGTCGCGAAGATCGCGCTGGAATATCTCGCCAAGGCGGCGCCGCTGCATACGCCGGAATGGGCGGCCTGGCAGCCGCGTATCCGCACCCCGATGCTGGGCGGCAAATGGGCGGTCAGCGCCTCTCTGCGCGGGCAGGGCCGCTTCGTGGGCGAAATGACGATCCAGCCCAAGCCCGGCTCGAACGAGTTCACCACCGTCACGACCCTGCGCTCGCTCGATACCGGGAAGACCTTCACCCGCAAGGGTTCGGCGCTGGCCTATACCGGCTTTTCGTGGCGCGGTACCTCCACCGGCGGTTCCGCCGCTCTGGCGCGGCCGGACGACATGACCGGCACCCTGCGCGAGACGATGTGGTTCTCTCCCGACCAGACTTTCGCCGAAGGGCGCTGGTACTGGGGCGAATATCACGAGTTCGGGCTCGACGTGAAACTGACCCGCGCCCTGGGCGCACCGGTGCTTGCCGCTGCGGCTCCAGAGGCACTCAAGACGGGTACAAAGGGGGCAGAAGTGCACCTGTACGGTGCCGACCTGCCTTCGGGCCTCACCCCGGGTGAAGTCGATTTCGGTGCCGGCGTGACGGTGCGCAAGGTCGCCTCGGCAAGCCCGAACGAACTGGTGGTGACAGTGGATGCCGATGCCGATGCGATGCCGGGGCTGCGCGACGTTTCGCTGCGCGGCGCGGTGCTCCAGAAGGCGCTGCCGGTCTACAGGACGATCGATTACCTGAAGGTCACGCCGGAAACCTCGCTCTCCCATCTTGGCGGCATCAAGTACGGCAAGGGCTACGAGCAGTTCGCGGCGCAAGGCTGGTCTTCCGGTGCCGACGGCAAGCCGGGCACGGCGGACGACTTCGTGGTCCGCACCGTCGATGCCGACTGGAAGCTCGATGAGTTCCGCACCGTCACTTACGACGACGATGTCAGCTACGTCGGCAAGATCGACAATGCCGGGTTCTTCACCCCCGGCGAGGAAGGGCCCAATCCGGCCCGCCGCTTCATGCGCAACAATTACGGCGAAGTCTGGGTGGTCGCCACCGCCCGGTCCGAAAAGGACAAGTTCGGCAAGCCGCTCGCCGCGCGCGCCTATCTCGTCACCACCGTCCCCGCGTACAAGCGCTGGGACCAGCCGGAGGTCTCGCAATGA
- the peaB gene encoding quinohemoprotein amine dehydrogenase maturation protein: MNTMTSLKAGRYSIGELHEFEAEGQGFAYLVGAGAIFALDEGARAVIARLRREELPHAELVSALTAHGHSAADAEDLIRELLYVRGIVSDRIAPAEAPVPTSPPADFPLQALVLNVTNQCNLACTYCYEFGADKIATPAGKPKFMTLDTARSSVDFLLAESGSRKAVHITFFGGETLMNFKLLRDVVLYANERAAAQGRAITYSLTTNATLLTDEIIQFLSDQQVGVTVSMDGPPELQDRHRVYKNGKGSYAVMEPRLRKLIATHKTRAITARVTLTEGVTDVIRIFRHLKDDIGFHEVGFAPVTNSGDQAYGLDDGGMGTVLAGFHALADEWLEHALRGQMHGFSNVSETIGELIQGVNKSHPCGAGIGLLGVSPSGDLSPCHRFTDADTHTLGHISSGIDSEKREDFLSRGHVGAKYECQSCWARPLCAGGCHHEAFVRYGDTGHANLHYCDWIREWTDRCLKIYGAVAARNPEFLELFAARKALS, translated from the coding sequence ATGAACACGATGACATCGCTGAAGGCCGGACGCTACAGCATCGGCGAACTGCACGAGTTCGAGGCCGAAGGGCAGGGCTTCGCCTATCTCGTCGGCGCGGGCGCGATCTTCGCGCTGGACGAAGGCGCGCGGGCGGTGATCGCCCGGTTGCGCCGCGAGGAACTGCCGCACGCAGAGCTGGTTTCCGCGCTGACCGCGCATGGCCATTCGGCGGCCGATGCGGAGGATCTGATCCGCGAACTGCTCTATGTGCGCGGGATCGTCTCCGACCGGATCGCTCCCGCTGAAGCGCCGGTGCCCACCAGCCCGCCGGCCGATTTTCCGCTTCAGGCGCTGGTGCTCAACGTTACCAACCAGTGCAACCTCGCCTGCACCTACTGCTACGAATTCGGCGCGGACAAGATCGCCACGCCTGCGGGCAAGCCGAAGTTCATGACGCTGGATACGGCCAGGTCGTCGGTCGATTTCCTGCTGGCGGAATCCGGCAGTCGCAAGGCCGTGCACATCACCTTCTTCGGCGGCGAGACGCTGATGAACTTCAAGCTGCTGCGCGACGTGGTGCTCTACGCCAACGAGCGCGCCGCGGCGCAGGGCAGGGCGATCACCTATAGCCTGACCACCAATGCCACCCTGCTGACGGATGAGATCATCCAGTTCCTGTCGGACCAGCAGGTCGGCGTCACCGTTTCAATGGACGGTCCGCCCGAATTGCAGGATCGCCACCGCGTCTACAAGAACGGCAAGGGCAGCTACGCGGTGATGGAGCCGCGCCTGCGCAAGCTGATCGCCACGCACAAGACCCGCGCGATCACCGCGCGCGTGACGCTGACCGAAGGTGTCACCGACGTGATCCGCATCTTCCGCCACCTGAAGGACGATATCGGCTTCCACGAGGTCGGCTTCGCGCCGGTCACCAATTCCGGCGATCAGGCCTACGGTCTTGACGACGGCGGCATGGGCACGGTGCTGGCGGGCTTCCACGCCCTGGCGGACGAATGGCTGGAACATGCCCTGCGCGGGCAGATGCACGGCTTTTCGAATGTCTCGGAAACGATCGGCGAACTGATCCAGGGCGTCAACAAGTCGCACCCCTGCGGTGCCGGGATCGGCCTGCTGGGCGTCAGCCCTTCGGGCGACCTGTCTCCCTGCCACCGCTTCACCGATGCCGATACCCACACGCTGGGCCACATTTCCAGCGGCATCGACAGCGAGAAGCGCGAGGACTTCCTGTCGCGCGGACATGTCGGCGCGAAGTACGAATGCCAGAGTTGCTGGGCGCGTCCGCTCTGTGCGGGTGGCTGCCATCACGAGGCTTTCGTGCGCTACGGCGATACCGGCCACGCCAACCTGCACTATTGCGACTGGATCCGCGAATGGACCGATCGCTGCCTGAAGATCTACGGCGCGGTCGCCGCGCGAAACCCTGAATTCCTGGAACTTTTCGCGGCACGAAAGGCCCTGTCATGA
- a CDS encoding MFS transporter, translated as MGSHSFRDRLVLPAVAVASLALLQPGIDPVFLTLLTAAHHVPPQSHGWIVGATQGGMALGSVTAWVFGRDMPGRLFVLAALGAFVAGLATVNVGAAMPLMAIRAGYGMAMGLLYTHAMASAAQNRPSGAYGAVFLVQLVISTVVAVLLPIVSDMLGPRMALMTLCLAPLAVLAAFLLFPAALGGAAVPGSSPARCPAAPAGEERQPVGMQGWLYAASALAFICATMMVWSFAGALAIEWRISEDVVGRAVAMGSIAGAATALAVMREKPVVPPVVSGLVAGAMLLAPIAGARGGDMAFVLAIVLFNLGSTAIIVRTSGLASGASEDRLFRRFVTCTHSLGMIAGPVLGGIATWLMGALGLPVMAALAIVAGCLALGIAGFRARPSRDDAVQHDEPQNDLALAVSFG; from the coding sequence ATGGGTTCGCACAGCTTTCGTGATCGTCTCGTCCTGCCTGCCGTCGCCGTTGCGTCGCTGGCTCTGCTTCAGCCGGGTATCGACCCGGTCTTTCTCACCCTGTTGACCGCGGCCCATCATGTGCCGCCGCAATCGCATGGCTGGATCGTCGGCGCGACGCAGGGCGGCATGGCGCTCGGCTCGGTAACGGCATGGGTGTTCGGGCGCGATATGCCGGGCCGCCTCTTCGTGCTCGCCGCGCTTGGGGCATTCGTTGCGGGTCTGGCTACCGTAAACGTCGGCGCGGCCATGCCGCTCATGGCGATCCGCGCGGGCTACGGCATGGCAATGGGCCTCCTTTACACGCATGCCATGGCAAGTGCCGCGCAGAACCGTCCCTCAGGCGCCTATGGCGCGGTGTTCCTGGTGCAGCTTGTCATTTCCACCGTCGTGGCGGTGCTTCTCCCAATAGTGTCTGACATGCTCGGGCCGAGGATGGCGCTGATGACACTTTGCCTCGCGCCGCTCGCGGTGCTTGCGGCGTTTCTGCTGTTCCCGGCGGCACTGGGCGGGGCGGCGGTACCCGGCTCTTCCCCGGCCAGATGCCCTGCCGCACCGGCGGGTGAGGAGCGTCAACCCGTTGGAATGCAGGGCTGGCTCTACGCGGCGTCGGCGCTCGCATTCATTTGCGCGACGATGATGGTCTGGTCCTTTGCCGGCGCATTGGCGATCGAGTGGCGGATCAGCGAGGACGTGGTGGGGCGGGCCGTGGCAATGGGCTCCATCGCGGGCGCGGCGACGGCACTCGCCGTCATGCGCGAGAAGCCGGTAGTTCCGCCCGTTGTCAGCGGCCTTGTGGCGGGGGCGATGCTGCTGGCGCCGATCGCCGGCGCTCGCGGCGGAGACATGGCCTTCGTGCTGGCGATCGTGCTGTTCAATCTCGGCTCCACCGCAATCATCGTGCGTACGTCCGGCCTCGCTTCGGGGGCGAGCGAGGACCGGCTGTTCCGCCGCTTCGTTACCTGCACGCACAGCCTCGGCATGATCGCGGGTCCGGTCCTGGGAGGCATCGCCACATGGCTTATGGGCGCGCTCGGATTGCCGGTCATGGCGGCCCTCGCCATTGTCGCCGGTTGCCTCGCGCTGGGGATCGCGGGGTTCCGGGCGAGGCCTTCGCGCGATGATGCGGTACAGCATGACGAGCCGCAGAATGACCTCGCACTCGCTGTCTCGTTCGGCTGA
- the qhpC gene encoding quinohemoprotein amine dehydrogenase subunit gamma, translating into MKHLKPINRKAQRIDDMVAPALEASTEEDVVALQQAPRPHVPMGCTLSFSPGWEVDAGGGTAGLCQPVERDIYDCYVTCFWPVQVPDHVNYSPDWASNCAVATKDWRNLDLVFP; encoded by the coding sequence ATGAAGCACTTGAAGCCGATCAACCGCAAGGCGCAGCGGATCGACGACATGGTGGCCCCGGCACTCGAAGCCTCCACCGAGGAAGACGTGGTGGCTCTTCAGCAGGCGCCGCGCCCGCACGTGCCGATGGGCTGCACGCTGTCGTTCTCGCCCGGCTGGGAAGTCGATGCCGGAGGCGGCACGGCGGGCCTGTGCCAGCCTGTGGAGCGCGACATCTACGATTGCTATGTCACCTGCTTCTGGCCGGTGCAGGTGCCCGATCACGTCAACTATTCGCCGGACTGGGCCAGCAACTGCGCCGTGGCGACCAAGGACTGGCGCAATCTCGACCTGGTGTTCCCATGA